The Beijerinckiaceae bacterium RH AL1 genome has a segment encoding these proteins:
- a CDS encoding Urea carboxylase (ID:RHAL1_02933;~source:Prodigal:2.6) produces the protein MPTKDEVIAARRASYEALKANGRAPRALPGPSERPAPPIDEAALIHRETVPGGWYWTTKLAKGEILRLQTGDAPSCVALVAWRADETSERLNCPDTVKVQWTSALAKGRVIFSEMGRVMLSIVEDSCGCHDAIVGGSTARSNEMRYGDATLRNTRENFLIAAQKLGLGERDVPGCLSFFAPVRVDADGRFVWHEARRTGGDYVELRAELDLLVAISNCPHPLDPAPAYAPAPIEATRFRGGAVAADDLCRTATDEARRGFDNNAALAL, from the coding sequence ATGCCGACCAAGGATGAAGTGATCGCCGCCCGCCGCGCCAGCTACGAGGCGCTGAAGGCGAATGGCCGCGCGCCCAGGGCGCTGCCCGGTCCCAGCGAGCGGCCGGCGCCGCCGATCGACGAGGCCGCCCTCATCCATCGCGAGACCGTGCCCGGCGGCTGGTACTGGACGACGAAGCTCGCCAAGGGCGAGATCCTGCGGCTGCAGACCGGCGACGCGCCGTCCTGCGTGGCGCTGGTCGCCTGGCGCGCCGACGAGACGTCCGAGCGCCTCAACTGCCCCGACACGGTGAAGGTGCAATGGACCTCGGCGCTGGCCAAGGGCCGCGTCATCTTCTCCGAGATGGGCCGCGTGATGCTGTCGATCGTCGAGGACTCCTGTGGCTGCCACGATGCGATCGTCGGCGGCTCGACGGCGCGGTCGAACGAGATGCGCTATGGCGATGCCACGCTGCGCAACACGCGCGAGAACTTCCTCATCGCGGCGCAGAAGCTCGGGCTCGGCGAGCGCGACGTGCCGGGCTGCCTCAGCTTCTTCGCGCCCGTGCGCGTCGACGCGGACGGCCGCTTCGTGTGGCACGAGGCGCGGCGGACCGGCGGCGACTACGTCGAGCTGCGGGCCGAGCTCGATCTCCTCGTCGCGATCTCCAACTGCCCGCATCCGCTCGACCCGGCACCGGCCTATGCGCCCGCGCCCATCGAGGCGACGCGCTTCCGCGGCGGCGCCGTGGCGGCCGACGATCTCTGCCGCACCGCGACAGACGAAGCGCGCCGCGGCTTCGACAACAACGCCGCGCTGGCGCTCTGA
- a CDS encoding ABC transporter (ID:RHAL1_02934;~source:Prodigal:2.6): MSLAAEASYLEQAPAVRARFDRLKARDVAMRVEHLGKVFALPNGGTTEALRDIEVVTHRREFLCVVGPSGCGKSTFVRILAGLEDATSGAVLVDGAPVRGPCPDLGMVFQGYTLFPWLSVLKNVMFGLRERGHGRAAAEVEAREWLGVIGLEKFADAYPHQLSGGMKQRVAIARALAVRPRILLMDEPFSALDAQSRARMQAYLLEIWRKIDITIVFITHDLDEAVLLADRILVLGANPGRVVELIEVPVPRPRSATQMLGPEFQATRARLDALIHPVAEDGTAEDVAPSPVARLTSVGDEVE; the protein is encoded by the coding sequence ATGAGCCTTGCGGCCGAAGCCTCCTACCTCGAGCAGGCGCCCGCGGTCCGCGCGCGCTTCGACCGCCTGAAGGCGCGCGACGTCGCGATGCGCGTCGAGCATCTCGGCAAGGTCTTCGCGCTGCCGAACGGCGGCACGACGGAGGCGCTGCGCGACATCGAGGTCGTGACGCACCGCCGCGAGTTCCTCTGCGTGGTCGGGCCGTCGGGCTGCGGCAAGTCGACCTTCGTGCGCATCCTTGCCGGGCTCGAGGACGCGACGTCGGGCGCCGTGCTCGTCGACGGCGCACCGGTGCGCGGACCGTGCCCGGACCTCGGCATGGTGTTCCAGGGCTACACGTTGTTTCCCTGGCTCAGCGTGCTGAAGAACGTGATGTTCGGCCTGCGCGAGCGCGGTCACGGTCGCGCCGCGGCGGAGGTCGAGGCGCGCGAGTGGCTCGGCGTCATCGGCCTCGAAAAGTTCGCCGACGCCTATCCGCACCAGCTCTCCGGCGGCATGAAGCAGCGCGTCGCAATCGCGCGCGCGCTTGCCGTGCGCCCGCGCATCCTGCTCATGGACGAGCCGTTCTCCGCGCTCGACGCGCAGTCGCGCGCGCGCATGCAGGCCTACCTGCTCGAGATCTGGCGCAAGATCGACATCACCATCGTCTTCATCACGCACGACCTCGACGAGGCGGTGCTGCTCGCCGACCGCATCCTCGTGCTCGGCGCCAACCCCGGCCGCGTCGTCGAGCTGATCGAGGTGCCGGTGCCGCGCCCGCGCAGCGCGACGCAGATGCTCGGGCCGGAATTCCAGGCGACCCGCGCGCGCCTCGATGCGCTGATCCACCCGGTCGCCGAGGACGGCACCGCGGAGGACGTCGCGCCGAGCCCCGTCGCGCGGCTGACCAGCGTCGGAGACGAGGTGGAATGA
- a CDS encoding ABC transporter, permease (ID:RHAL1_02935;~source:Prodigal:2.6) has product MVGSGTIAEPIAEPATAASAERPVAAARAPGRVWIGAPKPLGRQKRIVLAFASFLLPLLLWAVVSYVPFVWHPLVEISDPGAVEYLDKGMRLDRATFDTEVANASRNGTAPPRGTPANPVYLPAPHEVALALWNGLVHPPTEGEAIRMPSSLWHSIQVIFWGFLVSSLIGVPLGILCGASPFIARLFEPFIEFVRYMPAPAFGALMVAILGIYDGPKIAIIVIGTFFQQVLVIANTVRRADGLLIEAALTLGARNLGLIRRVIVPAVLPQIYRDQRILLGWAWTYLIVAELIGTSSGITFFITQQARYQHFDNVYAGILVIGFVGIATDIVLALLGRRLFPWSKEDA; this is encoded by the coding sequence ATGGTGGGGAGCGGGACGATAGCCGAGCCGATCGCCGAGCCCGCGACCGCCGCTTCGGCCGAAAGGCCGGTCGCGGCGGCGCGCGCGCCGGGCCGCGTCTGGATCGGCGCGCCGAAGCCGCTCGGGCGGCAGAAGCGCATCGTCCTCGCCTTCGCCTCGTTCCTGCTGCCGCTCCTGCTCTGGGCCGTCGTCTCCTACGTGCCGTTCGTCTGGCATCCGCTCGTCGAGATCTCGGACCCCGGCGCCGTCGAATATCTCGACAAGGGGATGCGGCTCGACCGCGCCACCTTCGACACGGAAGTGGCAAACGCCAGTCGCAACGGCACCGCGCCGCCGCGCGGCACGCCGGCCAATCCCGTCTACCTGCCGGCGCCGCACGAGGTCGCGCTGGCGCTGTGGAACGGGCTCGTCCATCCGCCGACCGAGGGCGAGGCGATCCGCATGCCCTCGAGCCTGTGGCACTCTATCCAGGTCATCTTCTGGGGCTTCCTCGTCTCCTCGCTGATCGGCGTGCCGCTCGGCATCCTGTGCGGCGCGTCGCCGTTCATCGCGAGGCTCTTCGAGCCGTTCATCGAGTTCGTGCGCTACATGCCGGCCCCGGCCTTCGGCGCGCTGATGGTGGCAATCCTCGGCATCTACGACGGGCCGAAGATCGCGATCATCGTCATCGGCACGTTCTTCCAGCAGGTGCTGGTGATCGCCAACACGGTGCGGCGCGCGGACGGCCTCCTGATCGAGGCGGCGCTCACGCTCGGCGCGCGCAACCTCGGGCTGATCCGCCGCGTCATCGTGCCCGCCGTGCTGCCGCAGATCTACCGCGACCAGCGCATCCTGCTCGGCTGGGCTTGGACCTACCTCATCGTCGCCGAGCTCATCGGCACGTCGTCGGGCATCACCTTCTTCATCACGCAGCAGGCGCGCTACCAGCATTTCGACAACGTCTATGCCGGCATCCTCGTCATCGGCTTTGTCGGCATCGCCACCGACATCGTGCTCGCGCTGCTCGGACGAAGGCTCTTCCCCTGGTCGAAGGAGGACGCATGA